CGGTTCGGGGACTTTGTAGCCACAAATGAGATCACGTTCCAAGTGAAAAAGGGTGAAATCTTTGGCTTCCTAGGAGCCAATGGTGCAGGCAAAACAACGGCCATGCGTATGCTATGCGGGCTCTCCGTTCCCAGCAGTGGAAAGGGAAAAGTAGCAGGGTTTGATGTGTACAAGCAGACCGAAAAGATCAAGGAGAACATAGGGTACATGAGCCAGAAGTTCTCTTTGTATGAAGACCTGACCGTGATGGAAAATATCCGATTTTTTGGAGGCATTTATGGCCTTTCCAGAAAAGAGATCAAAGCAAAGATGGCGCAAATGCTGGAGCGCATTGGACTGGAAGGTCAAAAGAATAAACTAGTAAGTGACTTACCCCTTGGCTGGAAGCAGAAGCTCGCATTTTCGGTTGCCATCTTTCACAATCCACAAATTGTCTTTCTGGATGAGCCGACTGGTGGCGTTGACCCTATGACCAGACGACAATTTTGGGATCAGATCTACGAAGCATCCGATAGCGGCATTACGGTTTTTGTCACTACGCACTACATGGACGAAGCGGAGTATTGCAACCGTATTTCCATGATGGTGGATGGCTACATCAAAGCACTGGACACCCCCGCCAATCTGAAAAAGCACTACCACGCCGAGTCAATGGATCAGGTTTTCTATGAGCTGGCAAGGGGAGCTAAACGAAAAGGAGACTAACTATGAGGCAACTATTCACATTTATCAAAAAAGAGTTCAAGCACGTTTTCAGGGATCAGAAAACACTGCTGCTTTTGTTCGGACTGCCGATTGTGCAGATCATTCTTTTCGGCTTTGCACTCACGAATGAAATCAAGGATGCCAGCCTGGTGGTAGTGGACTATTCTAAGGATGAAGCCACCCAGAAGATCATTGAGAAATTCAGGACGAATAGCAGCTTCAAGTTGGAAGAGTCGATCCTGGGGACGAAAGAAATCGAGGAAGCTTTTAAAGAAGGGAAAGTGAAAATGGCACTTATCTTCCCGGCAGACTTTGAAAATGACCTCATTCATGAAAACCGGGCTTCCATACAACTCATTGCTGATGCGACAGATCCCAACACCGCTACCACGCTGGTGAACCATGCCAATACGATCATCAGGGATTTTCGACAGGAGCTGGCCACAGGTAGGCCTGATCACAGTATCGCGATAGATACCCGAAACATTTACAATCCGGAACTCAAAGGCACTACTAATTTTGTCCCGGGTGTGATGGCACTGGTCTTGTTGCTTATTTGTGTGCTGATGACCTCAGTTTCCATCGTTAAGGAAAAAGAAAGTGGTACCATGGAAATATTGCTGGTCTCGCCCTTTAATCCATTCATGGTAATCATCGCCAAAGCTGTGCCGTATTTGTTACTTTCCATTGTCAACCTGTCGGTCATCCTGTTTCTAAGTGTGTATCTGCTTGATATGCCAATCAACGGCAGCATCGCATTACTTTTCGCTGTAAGCATCCTTTTGATCATGACTGCCCTTTCATTGGGGCTGCTCATTTCAAATTCTACTGATTCTCAGCAGGCAGCCATGCTCATATCCCTAATGGGAATGCTGCTCCCGACCATGATGTTTACCGGCTTTCTTTTCCCTTTGGAAAACATGCCATGGCCTCTTCAGCTAGTCGCTAATGTTGTCCCATCCAAATGGTATTACATCATCGTGAAAGATGTGATGATCAAAGGGCTGGGCTTTTCAGCCATCTGGAAAGAAACCCTGATCCTAACCGGTATGACCGCTTTTCTACTGTTTGTCAGTATTAAAAAATTTAAAATCAGATTGTCATGAGAGTACTTTCGTTTTTACTTCAGAAGGAATTCAAACAAATTTTCCGAAATCCGACCCTACTCAGGATGATCCTGGCTATTCCAGTGATTCAGTTAGCCATATTACCATTGGCGGCTGATTTCGAGATCAAAAACATCAATGTAGTGGTAGTCGATCACGATCACTCTACTTATTCCAGGGATTTGGTCAACAAGATCACCGCATCCGGATACTTCGTTTTGGTGGATTACAACAACAGCATGGACAAGGGATTTGGCTATCTGGAATCCGATGTGGCCGATGTGGTACTGGAGATTCCTCCTGGTTTTGAACGTAACCTCGTCAGGGAAAATCATGAGCAACTATTTCTTGCCATCAATGCCATTAACGGTACCAAAGCCAATGTGGGAGGAGGATACCTAGCTAGTGTCATCAGCAGTTTCAATGAGGAAATCCGTTTGGAGTGGTTCCAAAAGGGCATGCCGGCAAAAAGCACTGTGATAGAAGCCCAGGCCATCAACTGGTTCAATCCGCTGCTGAATTATCAGTTTTTCATGGTGCCGGGCATCCTGGTGGTATTGGTAACGATGGTAGGAGCTTACATGTGTGCACTAAATATTGTTAAGGAAAAAGAGGTAGGAACTATTGAGCAGATCAACGTTACCCCGATCAGGAAACACCATTTCATATTGGGCAAACTCATTCCTTTCTGGGTCATAGGCATTTTTGTTTTTACGCTCGGGTTGTTCCTTGTTGCCAGGCTCATTTATGGGATTGTCCCAGTAGGCAGTTTGGCACTTTTGTATGGCTACCTGGCACTCTACCTGGTTGCGGTGCTGGGCATTGGGCTGCTGGTTTCCACCTATTCCCAGACGCAGCAGCAAGCCATGTCACTAGCCTTCTTTCTGATGATGATCTTTCTATTGATGAGCGGCTTGTTTACATCAGTGGAAAGCATGCCACCATGGGCCAGGGTGATCGCCCAGTTCAATCCGGTGACCTACTTCATTGAAGTGGTCAGGATGATCATCATGAAGGGGAGCGGATTTCAGCATGTCACAAGGCATTTTCTCATTATGGCAGGTTTTGCCGCAGTGTTTAATACCTGGGCAATCATTAACTATAGAAAACACACTTAGCGCCTTTGTTCCTTCGTGGCAAGATTTAGACCACAAGGACACCAAAATGAAATAGAGAACATAAAACGAAATGAAAATGAAAGCAAAAAGGATCGTAATTATAGGATTGGGAGTGGCCATAGCCCTGCTCTCGTTAAAGGTAATGGCTCAGAACGGCCCAGACATTACCGGAAAATGGTATGCAGAAGAAATGGATGAGTCTGTTATTGAAGTGACCCGGTTGTCTGATGGGAGCTACGAGGGGATCATCATCTCATCAAAAGAGGAAGGGTTTGTCGGCCATAAGGTTATTTATGGTTTTAAGTATGATGACAAAGAAAAACTGTATACCGGTACGATTAACTCAGCAGCCCGAAATATGGAATTAGATGGCACTATACAACTTGAACAAAGCAGCAAATTGAAAGTGACAGGCAAGAAGTTTTTTATGACTAAAACGTTTTATTGGATCAAAAAAGACTAAAAATGAAAGCTATACTTATAAACATCCTAGTTTTTGTTATTGCCGCTCCTTCGGTGACCATCAGCCAAACAAAATGGGAGATTACAGAAGACTACTCCATTGAATTTGAAGGTCGTGGAGCAAGATTTTGAAAGACAATGGCATACAACGCCTGCGTATGGTGCGTGTGCGTATCGTTTGATAATACAGCCAAAGTAGTGAAAATCTGCCGAACCTACTAGCGAATCGGTGAGAGCTGCATTCCGCCGATCTTCCGGTGCGGCGAACTGATCTCACTATAAGTAGAAAAGTCATTTCCGCCGGCAGATGCACGGGTTCTTTCCGCCGAAGCTGGCTAAATGCTCAGTTCGCACATGCATCTATACGCCATGTTATCTACATTTTTCGTTCAGAAGAGTTCGAACATTAGGATTAACATAGCTAAGATCCAAGCTGCAAATACGGTTTTGTAGTAGTTGTTCGTATTAAAATGTTCGCTGGTCGTAATTGAATTGAGGTCAATTAATTTGTTCGCAGATGATCCTACTTTAAATAGAACATAGATTAAAAGCCAGAATGCTCCGATAATGTATATTCCTGCAAGTTGAGAGATGATTGATGTAATCGTTGTTTCTAAATCCTGACTTAGGAGCTGATAGTGTGTTAATAGCCAGACTGTTAAAGTTGAGATTGGTATTATGAAGTAGAAAAATGATCGATAATTCAGGTTGTTCAAAATTGCGAATATAGTATTCATTAAAGCTTGTTCTTCACGTTCATATACTTGTAGATAACGCCTGCGTATGGTGCGTGTGCGTGTCGTTTGATAATACGGCCAAAGTAGTGAAAATCTGTCGAACCTACTAGTGAATCGGTGAGAGCTGCATTCCGCCGATCTTCCGATGCGGCGAACTGATCTCACTATATGCAGAGAAGTAAATTCCGCCGGCAGATGCACGGGTTCGTTCCACCGAAGCTGGCTAAATGCTCAGTTCGCACATGCACTATCACGCCATGTTGTAGAGCGTTTCTTTCGTTAGTTCAGAAGAATTCTTCGTTGTGCGAGGTTCGAATGTAGTTCCAGAAGGTCGTTAGCTAGTAGTTCTAGGAGTTAGTTTATCCTTAAATTTTGACTTCATGGAATACCCGCCAAGGACCATTCCTGAAAGAAAAATGAGATTAAACAAGTTTTGATATTCTTGTTCGAAGATTACAGATTTAAATATGAAAACCGCAGACAAGAATGGGAGAATCATCATTACAAATGCGAATCCAATGAAAAATTTAATATGAAAGGTAAAATTATTCGGGTTGTCTTTACTGATTAGTTCGAATACCCATATGAAAAAGCGGCTAATACCTTGATATGCTCCATGAAATACAATGTTGACTTGTACGGCTGTTTTTACCCGTTCGGATATTTCCAATTCGCTCGGTAGGAATGTGAAAATCAGCGCGATCACCAAATTCACCACTGTTAGCGTAATGTAGTATTTCTTGATTTTGTGTTCGTTCATTGTGTGTTCCGCTGATGCTCTACAACGGTCTAGTATAAGAATAGTAGCGGGTTTTTATGCACTTGACATTCCGTTTAGAACGGTTGTTTGATTTATATATTTCACTTTCGTTTTTTCGATTAAACCGCTATTATTTTTATACATTGTTAGGTGCTGGTTTTATTCAGCTTTATTTTCATCTGTTTTGTTAGATGTTATTCTCTTAATATTAATGAAAGGGCTTTTAATTAAATATAGGAATGTCTGTTTTTTATCTTCCTCAAATTCTACTAATCCATATTTCATTTGTTCTACTGGCATCATTTTAAATGTTCCAAATATTCTGTCCCAAATAATAAAAATATCAGCATAGTTTGAATCTGTATAGAATTGGTCTTGCTGATGATGTACTCTGTGATGGTCAGGCATTACAAAAATCAATCCGAGTGTAGAATTCAGCCATTTTGGGTATTTAAGATTCGCGTGTTCAAAAAAGAAAAACACATATAAAAAGAAATAATATAAAGCCATAGAAAGTACATCAGTACCAAACAATGCAGCTGTCACTATATTTCCGATACCAAACACTAATATTAATTCCAATGGGTGAAATCTAAAAACTGTTGAAGAGTCCATCGTAGTATCGCTATGATGTACCCTGTGAAATCTCCAGAGTAAAGGGATTGCATGCGTACCTCTATGTACCCAATATGCTGTAACATCATATAAGGCAACAGAGATAAAAAGTTTTGCCCAAAGGGGTAGTTCTACCAAATATAAAAGTCCGATATGATTACTGTTCAACCATTCAATTGAAAAGATTTGAAAAGTCACAAAAAATATATTTAGGATAACAAGTATGATTTGAAATAGTAAATTTTGAAATAGATGATTAATTCGTTTCTGAAAATTGAATGGCGATTTCATTATCTGTTCTAAAGAAAAGAAGAGGGCAATTAATCCAATAACAATGTAATTTGGGTCAATACCCAGTAATTTATCTAGAAACTCCATAGTTTAAATATATTTGATTAATTATCACGTAATCTTTTTTCAACTTGCACCTAACAATTTCGTAAATGCTATGGCTGTTATGCACACTGCATCAATCCAAATCTAAGGGATTTTTTATTCCCACGAAATTCGAATGGGCCACATGTGTGTATATCTCAGTGCTACGTGAAGTATTGTGCCCTGGCAAAACCCGGATATATCTGAGATCCGTAGCAGATTCTGGTAAATGGGTCGCAAAAGAATACCAGTAGGTGTGTTGAGTTAACCTTTGCTGTCTTCTGCCATGATTTGCTACTACTCTGTGTACAATCGCTCCTATGATAGTAGAGGGATATATCCTGCTGCTGTCTGCTACTTGTTTATCTGAAGAGCTAGCTTTCATAAAGCAAATACAGAGAGAATAACTAACTTAAGCATGTTTATAAACATTTATATACGTTTATAAACGTTTAATAAAATGATTACTCCTTCTCGAATCTTTTCAAAAAGAAGTAAACTGCCGATCGGCTAGATAAGCCTTCAAGGGTATATCCATTTGATATTTCTCTCAACTCGCCCCCACCCTTTCCTATTTGACTGGTAAGTACAAAAAAAATCCCTATCTGGTCATACCAAACAGGGATTTTACAAGTGTCTATTAGATCAGGATCAGCCTACGATCGTACGGGCGCTTTGGTAGCCCTCATAAAAGTTGGGGTTGCTCCATCTAAACTGCATCATGACTTTGTCCATCTTCTCCTCAAAGAGTTCAGAGACATCGTCCATCAGCTCGTAGGTGTTTCTCTTGGCCAGGTTAGTGGCAGTACCTTTGAGTCTTGGCAGACCGATCAATTCGCGATAGTCATCTACAGAGCTCGACAGGTCAGTGATCTGAGCCTCAGTCACCCCATAGTCTGCCAGCGCTGGCAAATGCTCGGTCAGCAAGTCGATCAAGAAGCCCAATCGCTCAGGCATTTCAGAATCGCGCATCTTTACCGTATCCGACTTGGTCAGGTAGGCATTTTCGTGCAGGTCCTGATTGCCCGATACCATCGCATAGGCAGAAAGCGAACCGGAGAGTACGGACACTTTAGTAGCGATTTGTTGTTTGAGTAAATTTTTGTTTTCGGTGAGTCCCTTGGTCGTCTCCCCCGCCTTTTTCAACTGTACTTTCATCGCCTGGATCAGTTCGTCCAGTCGCTTCTTAAAGATGTTGATGATCGGGATCACAGACCAGGTCTCGCTGTTCGTGTCGAGAAAGCTTTGTGTAGACAAGGCCATCTGATAGCTGTTCAGCGTGTTTTGTTCCATAGTGTAGATCATTTAAGTGAATAATTAAAAACCCAATGTGACCCACTTTGACTTTAAAATCCTGACAAAAAACTTTAAAATCCTGCCATTTTACACCAACCTAGGTGATACAACCCATATTTTATCCACCTCACCCCTCTCATATTCTGAATGGAATTGCATTTTCTCTACATCAAATTGTAATTTCTCCATACACAATTGTAATTTCTTTATACAGATTTGTACATTCTTTATATAGGATATTGATTTCTCTACCACTATTTGTACTTTCTTTATACCTATTTGTAATTTCTCTATGTCGAATTGCACATTCTCTATAGGGGATGGTATTTTACAGGGATTTCAGAGAAAGAGCGCCAGATCGGGTAATGTCCCTTTGATAGGTAAGATTAAGGTATCGACATGGCAACCCATGAAAGGTCTATATCACTTGTTTTTCGTGATCTGTGTCTCTTTTTTAGATCCCTCCTAAGGTCGGGATGACAGAACGCTATTAGTTAATAGATCAGCAAACGTTGTGTCATTTCGTACGCTGGAGGAATCTAAGCGATAAATGCAAATCCCAGCCTGTCCGGCCAGTCCACAGCAGACAGGCTTGAGTGCATGTCCCATTTCTATAGTTAATCTTTCTTCTTAAAGAGTTTTCTAACCCTCTTGAATAAGCCCTGATCTTCTTCAGGCTCTTCCTCCTTTACCTCTGTGGAATCCAATTGAATGTCTTCCTGATCGAAGGATTTCTCCTTTGGCTTCCCTTCTTTATTGAACAGCCCCTGAATAAAGTTCTCCTCTTCTACCCCCTCACATTCCAGGTCACTCACGACTTCTTCATCCGGTGCTGGGAATTTAGCCTGGGTAATGGAGCGATACTTAGGATCTGAAATCAGCGATTGATAGAACAAACCGAAAATAGGCAAGGCAGAATTGGCCCCCTGTCCATATTGTGTGTCCTTGAAATGCAATCGAGAATCATCCGCTCCTACCCAACTGACGGTAAGCAATTTGGGTGTTGCACCTACGAACCATCCATCACGGTTGGATTGAGTAGTTCCTGTTTTACCGGCAATATCAGTTTCTAATCCATACTTCCACCTAAGCCTACTGCCAGTCCCTCCCGATTGAGTGACAGCCATCAGGAGCTGCTGCATCACCTGATAAGTATAGTCACTCAAGACTTGATCTTTTGATTCGGGGAACTCATGTTGATATATCACCTGTCCATCGGCATCCTCTATCCGTTCGATCATGTATCCAGTGAGTCCTTGCCCCTGATTGACAAAAATGCCATAAGCCTCAGCGAGTTCTTTCATGGTCAGCGAAGCAGTCCCCAGTGCCAATGAGGGCACTCTAGGGAGTTGACTTTCTATACCCGCTTCTTCAGCCAATTCCATCACGCGATCTACTCCAGCCTTCTCCATCATTTTCACTGCGATGGTGTTAATGGATTTAGTCAAGGCAGCCTGCATAGACAGGTATTTGTCATCGTACTCATCCGTACCATTGCTGGGCGTCCAATTGTCAAAGTTGGTATAGGTCACGGTTTTACCCGACACCCTGTCACAGGGTTCCACCCCGGACTCCAGAGCAGCAGCATATACGAAGGGTTTGAAAGTAGAACCTACTTGTCGTTTGGCTTGATTGACATGATCATATTTATAGTAGTCATGATTGACTCCACCGATCCAGGCCCTAAACCCTCCCGTTTTAGGATCCATGGCCAGAAAGCCTGCATTGAGCATTTTAGCATAGTACAGCAAGCTATCCTTGCTACTAAAACTTCCTTCCTTATCCTTGGACCAATCAAACAAGGTCATGTTCTTTTTAACCTGAAGCTGTTCCATGATTTCAGCTTCAGACAGACCCTCTTTTTGTAGATTTTTGAATACTTGACTCTCTCGAATTACATGTTGCACAAATGTGGCGTCCACTTTCCAGGGAGCCTGATTACCCCAGTTGCTTTCAAAGCTCTTTTGTATGGTAGGCATATGTCGGGCTAGTGCTGCCTCAGCTTTCTTTTGAATCCCCAGGTCAAGGGTAGTATAGATCTTCAGTCCATCTGAATAAAGGTTGTATTGAGAACCGTCTTCTTTCTTTTGTTTCTCTATTAGAGTTCGGGCTTTCAGTCGAACCTGCTCGAGAAAATATGCAGCGGTTTCTTGTTGATTGGCTCCCTGGGCATACTTGATTGGTGTAGACTCTTCTTTGATCAGGTCATAATCATCGGGATGCAAATAGTCATATTTTACCATTTGAGAAAGCACTACATTTCTTCTCTGATGGCTCTTATCTGGATGAATTCTCGGATTATAGGTATAGGTAGCCTTCAAGGTTCCTACTAGCGTAGCTGCCTCTTGAAGCGTGAGAGATGAAGTGCTTTTGCTATAAAACTTGCGGGAAGCACTTTCGATCCCGAAGGTATTGTCAGGAAAGGAAACGGTGTTTAAGTACAGGGTCAGGATGTCGTCCTTGCTGTAGATGTCTTCTAATCGGGTAGCGGTAATCGCCTCTTTAATTTTGGAAAGCACCAAGCCCAGTTTGCTGTGATCTTCTCGAGGGAAAAGGTTTTTCGCCAGCTGCTGAGAGATCGTACTACCCCCTCCTGCTGATCGATCTCCCATTATCAGGGTCTTGACCAACACACGCAGCAAGCTACGGTAGTCGATACCCTTGTGCTCATAAAAGCGGGAATCTTCAGTAGCTACAAGGGCCTGGATAAGATCCTCTGGCAGATCCTCATATTTAACAGAAGTACGATCAAATAAGTAATACTTTCCGATGAGCTCATTGTTCTGATCAAATACTCGGGTGGATTGGCTGTGCGAAATATTGGCGAGGGTCTTGTCATTAGGCAATGCTCCCCAAAAACCTAGATAAACACTAGCAATAAAAAGGACGATCAGCGAGGCTCCTATTAAAAGAGCTGCCAATGACCATTTAAGCAATATTCTTTTCCAACCAGAACTGTTTTCTTCGCTCATCTGTACAAGTGGGTATAAAAAAACCCTGACACACCATTGTGGTCAGGGTTCCATATTTTGTTAATGAATATTATTGAGCAGCTTCTAGTGCTTCAACTTTATTCAATACTTCTTCTGCTTTGTCCATCATTTTCAATTGCGTGTACATAGACTGCAATGCATTCAAACCATCGATATCGTCTGGCTTCAAGCTGATGGCTTTCTCCATGTATGGAAGTCCTTTTTTCAAGATCTCATCTCCTTTTTTGATCTTAGCATCACCATACTTCTGGTATGTTTTCAGGTCCATGTCTCTTGCTTCGTCATAGAATTCCTTAGCCATGTTTACATAGATTACACCCGCGTTGAAGTTAGCGATATAGTTATCTGGATCTACTTTGAGCGCATTCAAATAGCTTTCTTTGGCATTGTCAAAAGTAGCTCTTGCTTCCTCTGTTTTACCTTCACTAGAAAGTGCTGCTCCCAGGTTGTCATATAGTACACCTAGATTCAAATGCAGATTCACATTGTCTGGATCTGCCTCAATAGACTTGATCAATTGCGACTCAGCTTCATCCAACTTATCCATTGCTAGCAACAAGCTAATTTCTTCTTGTCCGAATCTATCGTCTGAAGGAAATTTAGCTTTTGCAGCTCTAGTCACTTCAAGCGCTTTTTCTGGATTCTCCTTTTGTCTTTCGTAATAAATAACAGAAGAATAGATGTCCGCATTGGCAATATCAAGATCGATCATCTGATAGTAGTATTGCAATGTTTTGTCTACGTTTCCACCTTGCTGTGCAGCAACACCTGCATAGAACAAAGTAGTAGAATCGTTTTCTTTTACGATCAAAGCTTTTTCGAATTGATTCAAAGCCATAGCAAAATCTTCTTCACCATATGCCTCGCCTCCAGTGTTCAAGAAGCTACCCCACATTTGATCTAAGTTAGTAGTCGCGATCAAATAGTATGAGCTATTTTCTTTCTCCATTTCCAAGACCTTTTTATAAGCATTAACTGCTTTTGAAAGAGCCTCTGGATCGATAGCTTTTGTTGACTCATCTTCACTAGTTGCAATGGCCTGATAAACTTTACCTGCCGTAAACCAGGTTCTAGACTTGCTAGCTTTCTTTTCATCAGCAATAGCAACATCCACTTCACCTTTTGCAGATACCAATTCACCTTTGGTCAAATAAGCTTCTGCTTTGCCGATAGAACCCTTCTGAGCGTATGATGCTGCACTCACAAGAACGGCTATTACTAATACGAGTAATTTTTTAGTGTTCATAATTTCCAATTGTTTGCGTAACGGATTGTATTTTGGATAATCCTGTTCTTATTTATTCGTTATTATCTGTTTTATTATC
This is a stretch of genomic DNA from Reichenbachiella ulvae. It encodes these proteins:
- a CDS encoding ABC transporter ATP-binding protein; this translates as MSEEIVIETNKLTKRFGDFVATNEITFQVKKGEIFGFLGANGAGKTTAMRMLCGLSVPSSGKGKVAGFDVYKQTEKIKENIGYMSQKFSLYEDLTVMENIRFFGGIYGLSRKEIKAKMAQMLERIGLEGQKNKLVSDLPLGWKQKLAFSVAIFHNPQIVFLDEPTGGVDPMTRRQFWDQIYEASDSGITVFVTTHYMDEAEYCNRISMMVDGYIKALDTPANLKKHYHAESMDQVFYELARGAKRKGD
- a CDS encoding ABC transporter permease, which produces MRQLFTFIKKEFKHVFRDQKTLLLLFGLPIVQIILFGFALTNEIKDASLVVVDYSKDEATQKIIEKFRTNSSFKLEESILGTKEIEEAFKEGKVKMALIFPADFENDLIHENRASIQLIADATDPNTATTLVNHANTIIRDFRQELATGRPDHSIAIDTRNIYNPELKGTTNFVPGVMALVLLLICVLMTSVSIVKEKESGTMEILLVSPFNPFMVIIAKAVPYLLLSIVNLSVILFLSVYLLDMPINGSIALLFAVSILLIMTALSLGLLISNSTDSQQAAMLISLMGMLLPTMMFTGFLFPLENMPWPLQLVANVVPSKWYYIIVKDVMIKGLGFSAIWKETLILTGMTAFLLFVSIKKFKIRLS
- a CDS encoding ABC transporter permease, with product MRVLSFLLQKEFKQIFRNPTLLRMILAIPVIQLAILPLAADFEIKNINVVVVDHDHSTYSRDLVNKITASGYFVLVDYNNSMDKGFGYLESDVADVVLEIPPGFERNLVRENHEQLFLAINAINGTKANVGGGYLASVISSFNEEIRLEWFQKGMPAKSTVIEAQAINWFNPLLNYQFFMVPGILVVLVTMVGAYMCALNIVKEKEVGTIEQINVTPIRKHHFILGKLIPFWVIGIFVFTLGLFLVARLIYGIVPVGSLALLYGYLALYLVAVLGIGLLVSTYSQTQQQAMSLAFFLMMIFLLMSGLFTSVESMPPWARVIAQFNPVTYFIEVVRMIIMKGSGFQHVTRHFLIMAGFAAVFNTWAIINYRKHT
- a CDS encoding DUF2147 domain-containing protein, producing the protein MKAKRIVIIGLGVAIALLSLKVMAQNGPDITGKWYAEEMDESVIEVTRLSDGSYEGIIISSKEEGFVGHKVIYGFKYDDKEKLYTGTINSAARNMELDGTIQLEQSSKLKVTGKKFFMTKTFYWIKKD
- a CDS encoding sterol desaturase family protein, which encodes MEFLDKLLGIDPNYIVIGLIALFFSLEQIMKSPFNFQKRINHLFQNLLFQIILVILNIFFVTFQIFSIEWLNSNHIGLLYLVELPLWAKLFISVALYDVTAYWVHRGTHAIPLLWRFHRVHHSDTTMDSSTVFRFHPLELILVFGIGNIVTAALFGTDVLSMALYYFFLYVFFFFEHANLKYPKWLNSTLGLIFVMPDHHRVHHQQDQFYTDSNYADIFIIWDRIFGTFKMMPVEQMKYGLVEFEEDKKQTFLYLIKSPFINIKRITSNKTDENKAE
- a CDS encoding tyrosine-type recombinase/integrase is translated as MKASSSDKQVADSSRIYPSTIIGAIVHRVVANHGRRQQRLTQHTYWYSFATHLPESATDLRYIRVLPGHNTSRSTEIYTHVAHSNFVGIKNPLDLD
- a CDS encoding transglycosylase domain-containing protein, whose protein sequence is MSEENSSGWKRILLKWSLAALLIGASLIVLFIASVYLGFWGALPNDKTLANISHSQSTRVFDQNNELIGKYYLFDRTSVKYEDLPEDLIQALVATEDSRFYEHKGIDYRSLLRVLVKTLIMGDRSAGGGSTISQQLAKNLFPREDHSKLGLVLSKIKEAITATRLEDIYSKDDILTLYLNTVSFPDNTFGIESASRKFYSKSTSSLTLQEAATLVGTLKATYTYNPRIHPDKSHQRRNVVLSQMVKYDYLHPDDYDLIKEESTPIKYAQGANQQETAAYFLEQVRLKARTLIEKQKKEDGSQYNLYSDGLKIYTTLDLGIQKKAEAALARHMPTIQKSFESNWGNQAPWKVDATFVQHVIRESQVFKNLQKEGLSEAEIMEQLQVKKNMTLFDWSKDKEGSFSSKDSLLYYAKMLNAGFLAMDPKTGGFRAWIGGVNHDYYKYDHVNQAKRQVGSTFKPFVYAAALESGVEPCDRVSGKTVTYTNFDNWTPSNGTDEYDDKYLSMQAALTKSINTIAVKMMEKAGVDRVMELAEEAGIESQLPRVPSLALGTASLTMKELAEAYGIFVNQGQGLTGYMIERIEDADGQVIYQHEFPESKDQVLSDYTYQVMQQLLMAVTQSGGTGSRLRWKYGLETDIAGKTGTTQSNRDGWFVGATPKLLTVSWVGADDSRLHFKDTQYGQGANSALPIFGLFYQSLISDPKYRSITQAKFPAPDEEVVSDLECEGVEEENFIQGLFNKEGKPKEKSFDQEDIQLDSTEVKEEEPEEDQGLFKRVRKLFKKKD
- a CDS encoding tetratricopeptide repeat protein — translated: MNTKKLLVLVIAVLVSAASYAQKGSIGKAEAYLTKGELVSAKGEVDVAIADEKKASKSRTWFTAGKVYQAIATSEDESTKAIDPEALSKAVNAYKKVLEMEKENSSYYLIATTNLDQMWGSFLNTGGEAYGEEDFAMALNQFEKALIVKENDSTTLFYAGVAAQQGGNVDKTLQYYYQMIDLDIANADIYSSVIYYERQKENPEKALEVTRAAKAKFPSDDRFGQEEISLLLAMDKLDEAESQLIKSIEADPDNVNLHLNLGVLYDNLGAALSSEGKTEEARATFDNAKESYLNALKVDPDNYIANFNAGVIYVNMAKEFYDEARDMDLKTYQKYGDAKIKKGDEILKKGLPYMEKAISLKPDDIDGLNALQSMYTQLKMMDKAEEVLNKVEALEAAQ